From the genome of Streptomyces sp. NBC_01317, one region includes:
- a CDS encoding TerD family protein has translation MSMLKGANLPVAASAVRVELGWRSAAGTPDVDASALLLVTGKVRSDADFVFYNQPAHASGAVRHEGKRPAGDAVTDTLAVDLARVEPEVERIVLAASSDGGTFGRVPGLYVRVLDAASGAEIARYDSQDATVETAFVLGELYRRQGSWKFRAVGQGYDSGLAGLATDFGISVDEPQRAAAPAAAPAPPLRTASPPPAPPAAPAPPPAATPVRLSKVTLTKEAPSVSLTKQGGTSGTMRVNLNWQVRKQFKGWGAKLGRAVAAHSDLDLDLCALYELTDGRKGVVQALGNAFGSLDRPPYIHLDGDDRTGALSSGENLTINLDHKDQLRRVVIFVTIYEGARSFADLDATVTLQPQHGAPVDFSLGECTVPSTVCALALITNTGSDLVVQREARFLVPDRGVSPQRTIDYAYGWGMNWTPGRK, from the coding sequence ATGTCCATGCTTAAAGGGGCCAATCTTCCGGTGGCGGCGTCCGCCGTCCGCGTCGAATTGGGATGGCGTTCAGCGGCGGGAACGCCGGACGTCGATGCCTCGGCGTTGCTGCTGGTGACCGGGAAAGTGCGCTCCGACGCGGACTTCGTCTTCTACAACCAGCCCGCGCACGCTTCGGGCGCCGTACGCCACGAAGGCAAGAGGCCCGCCGGGGACGCCGTCACGGACACCCTGGCGGTGGACCTCGCCCGGGTGGAGCCGGAGGTCGAACGGATCGTCCTGGCCGCGTCGTCCGACGGCGGAACCTTCGGCCGGGTGCCCGGACTGTACGTACGGGTGCTGGACGCCGCCTCCGGCGCCGAGATCGCCCGGTACGACAGCCAGGACGCCACCGTCGAGACGGCGTTTGTCCTCGGCGAGCTGTACCGGCGTCAGGGGAGCTGGAAATTCCGGGCGGTGGGCCAGGGGTACGACAGCGGACTCGCCGGACTGGCCACCGACTTCGGCATCTCGGTCGACGAACCGCAGCGGGCGGCGGCGCCCGCCGCCGCGCCCGCCCCGCCGCTCCGTACCGCCTCCCCGCCGCCCGCGCCCCCGGCGGCGCCCGCACCGCCCCCGGCCGCCACCCCCGTCCGGCTCAGCAAGGTGACCCTGACGAAGGAGGCCCCCTCCGTCTCGCTCACCAAACAGGGCGGCACGTCGGGCACCATGCGCGTCAACCTCAACTGGCAGGTGCGTAAACAGTTCAAGGGCTGGGGAGCCAAACTCGGCCGCGCCGTCGCCGCCCACAGCGATCTCGATCTCGACCTGTGCGCACTCTACGAACTGACCGACGGACGCAAAGGCGTCGTCCAGGCACTCGGCAATGCCTTCGGCTCACTCGACCGGCCGCCGTACATCCATCTCGACGGCGACGACCGTACGGGCGCGCTCTCCAGCGGGGAGAACCTCACGATCAACCTCGACCACAAGGATCAGCTCCGCCGCGTCGTCATCTTCGTGACCATCTACGAAGGCGCCCGCAGTTTCGCCGATCTCGACGCGACCGTCACTCTCCAGCCGCAGCACGGCGCCCCCGTCGACTTCTCGCTCGGTGAATGCACCGTGCCCTCGACCGTCTGCGCGCTGGCACTGATCACCAATACGGGATCGGACCTCGTCGTCCAGCGCGAAGCGCGCTTTCTCGTACCGGATCGCGGAGTCAGCCCGCAGCGCACCATCGATTACGCCTATGGCTGGGGCATGAACTGGACACCGGGCAGGAAGTGA
- a CDS encoding glycosyltransferase, translating to MSAIAWIALSSLAAWGWLSLGQGFFWRTDQRLPVPASPGPSVLPGPSVLPGPSASPTAAGTAGPAGGDGGVWPSVAVVVPARDEADMLPESLPSLLAQVYPGAAEIYLVDDGSTDGTGELARDLAVRYGGLPLTVSSPGEPEPGWTGKLWALRHGIALARGGPKDPEYLLLTDADIAHEPDSLRELVAAALGHRLDLVSQMARLRVASGWEKLVVPAFVYFFAQLYPFRRINRPGARTAAAAGGCVLLRTEAAVHAGVPESIRQAVIDDVSLAKAVQGSGGRIWLGLAERVDSIRPYPRLADLWSMVARSAYAQLRHNPLVLLGTVAGLAVIYLAPPVALCAGLFGGDVAAGWLGFAAWAVMAGTYLPMLRYYRQSSWLAPLLPFTAFLYLLMTVDSAVRHYRGRGAAWKGRTYARPESEPRPQ from the coding sequence ATGAGCGCCATTGCCTGGATCGCGTTGAGTTCGCTGGCCGCGTGGGGCTGGCTGTCGCTGGGTCAGGGTTTCTTCTGGCGGACGGACCAGCGGCTGCCCGTGCCCGCGTCGCCCGGTCCGTCCGTGCTACCCGGTCCGTCCGTGCTGCCCGGTCCGTCCGCGTCGCCGACCGCGGCCGGTACGGCCGGCCCGGCCGGGGGCGACGGGGGCGTCTGGCCGTCCGTCGCCGTCGTCGTGCCCGCCAGGGACGAGGCGGACATGCTGCCGGAGAGCCTGCCGTCGCTGCTGGCGCAGGTCTATCCGGGCGCCGCCGAGATCTACCTGGTCGACGACGGCAGCACGGACGGCACCGGCGAGCTGGCCCGTGACCTCGCCGTCCGGTACGGCGGACTGCCGCTGACCGTGTCCTCACCCGGTGAGCCCGAGCCCGGCTGGACCGGCAAGCTCTGGGCGCTGCGGCACGGCATCGCGCTGGCCCGCGGCGGCCCGAAGGATCCCGAGTACCTGCTGCTGACGGACGCCGACATCGCCCACGAGCCGGACAGCCTGCGGGAACTGGTCGCCGCCGCCCTGGGCCACCGCCTGGACCTGGTCTCCCAGATGGCCCGGCTGCGGGTGGCGAGCGGGTGGGAGAAGCTCGTCGTCCCGGCCTTCGTCTACTTCTTCGCGCAGTTGTACCCGTTCCGCCGGATCAACCGTCCCGGCGCCAGGACGGCCGCCGCGGCGGGCGGTTGTGTCCTCCTCCGTACGGAGGCCGCCGTACACGCGGGGGTGCCGGAGTCGATCCGTCAGGCCGTCATCGACGACGTCTCGCTCGCGAAGGCGGTCCAGGGCAGCGGCGGGCGGATCTGGCTGGGGCTCGCGGAGCGCGTCGACAGCATCCGTCCGTATCCCCGGCTGGCCGACCTCTGGAGCATGGTGGCGCGCAGCGCGTACGCGCAGCTGCGGCACAATCCGCTGGTGCTCCTCGGTACGGTGGCCGGCCTGGCGGTGATCTATCTGGCGCCGCCCGTCGCGCTGTGCGCCGGGCTGTTCGGCGGGGACGTGGCGGCGGGGTGGCTCGGGTTCGCGGCCTGGGCGGTGATGGCGGGGACGTACCTCCCCATGCTGCGGTACTACCGGCAGTCGTCGTGGCTGGCTCCGCTCCTCCCCTTCACCGCGTTCCTGTACCTGTTGATGACCGTCGACTCGGCCGTGCGGCACTACCGGGGCCGGGGCGCGGCCTGGAAGGGGCGTACGTACGCCCGTCCCGAGAGCGAGCCCCGGCCGCAGTAG
- a CDS encoding glutamate racemase has translation MKIALMDSGIGLLAAAAAVRRLRPDADLVVSLDPDGMPWGPRAPHDVTERALAVARAAAAHRPDALIVACNTASVHSLPALRAALEPDLPVIGTVPAIKPAAAGGGPFAIWATPATTGSPYQRGLIRDFAGSAEVTEVPCPGLAQAVESADEDAIDRAVAAAAALTPRGVRAVVLGCTHYELVAERIRTAVQQPDLPPLVLHGSADAVAAQALRRLGDVPAPGAPAAPFDPRLTVLLSGREGDLPVRALGYAEGRLLAAVTQPG, from the coding sequence GTGAAGATCGCGCTCATGGATTCCGGTATCGGCCTGCTCGCCGCCGCCGCCGCGGTACGCCGGCTGCGGCCCGACGCCGATCTTGTCGTGTCCCTGGACCCCGACGGCATGCCCTGGGGCCCCCGCGCTCCGCACGACGTGACCGAACGGGCGCTCGCCGTCGCACGGGCCGCCGCCGCCCACCGGCCCGACGCCCTGATCGTCGCCTGCAACACCGCCTCCGTGCACTCCCTGCCCGCGCTGCGCGCCGCGCTGGAGCCGGACCTGCCCGTCATCGGCACCGTCCCGGCGATCAAGCCGGCGGCGGCCGGCGGCGGCCCCTTTGCCATCTGGGCCACCCCGGCGACCACCGGCAGCCCCTACCAGCGCGGGCTGATCCGGGACTTCGCCGGCTCCGCCGAGGTCACCGAGGTGCCCTGCCCCGGACTCGCGCAGGCCGTCGAGTCGGCGGACGAGGACGCGATCGACCGCGCGGTGGCCGCCGCCGCCGCGCTCACCCCGCGCGGGGTGAGGGCCGTCGTCCTGGGCTGCACCCATTACGAACTGGTCGCGGAACGCATCCGTACGGCCGTCCAGCAGCCGGACCTGCCCCCGCTGGTCCTGCACGGCTCGGCCGACGCGGTCGCCGCCCAGGCGCTGCGCCGCCTCGGGGACGTACCCGCCCCGGGAGCCCCGGCAGCCCCCTTCGATCCTCGGCTCACCGTGCTCCTCAGCGGCCGCGAGGGCGATCTTCCCGTGCGCGCGCTCGGCTACGCGGAGGGGCGGCTGCTCGCCGCCGTCACCCAACCGGGCTGA
- a CDS encoding O-antigen ligase family protein: protein MAVPAERPAAVRERGNAPDVVGAVVLGACAVWAVISAAAGGGRPEGILLAVLAVAAGYACGRISGGTVPVAAASVVALAALAAALASGRDTPAGAVAVATPQGDSGAVAALLALAAGAACCAATAARRPRWRVALRLLAVGIGVAALLLGSVAGLVAVLGVLLCSLAAARMRRRSAALAGLALVAALVVGGSWAVAEGGLPEGLSVSLEGQLTTNRVQLWHEAVDLAKEHPLLGVGPDRFGDLSPTALQSLDTDGKPHSAALQEVSEQGVVGLLLLAAVFGWLLYGLVRSPCSTPVVLTAGATLTALATLASVGNALSFAPVTAGAGLLAGLATARPAGRLVPQALPALDRAPG, encoded by the coding sequence ATGGCTGTACCGGCAGAACGGCCCGCCGCCGTACGGGAGCGGGGCAACGCGCCCGACGTCGTGGGCGCCGTGGTGCTCGGCGCCTGTGCGGTGTGGGCGGTGATCAGCGCGGCGGCCGGCGGGGGCCGGCCCGAGGGGATACTGCTCGCCGTGCTCGCCGTCGCCGCGGGGTACGCCTGCGGCCGGATCAGCGGGGGCACGGTGCCGGTGGCCGCCGCCTCGGTGGTGGCGCTGGCCGCGCTCGCCGCGGCGCTCGCCTCGGGCCGGGACACCCCGGCGGGGGCGGTAGCCGTCGCCACCCCCCAGGGTGATTCCGGCGCGGTCGCGGCGCTGTTGGCGCTGGCGGCGGGGGCCGCGTGCTGCGCCGCCACGGCGGCGCGGCGCCCCCGGTGGCGGGTGGCGCTGCGGCTGCTGGCGGTGGGGATCGGCGTCGCCGCCCTGCTGCTGGGCTCCGTCGCGGGGCTGGTGGCGGTGCTCGGGGTGCTGCTCTGCTCCTTGGCGGCGGCCCGGATGCGGCGCAGGTCGGCGGCGCTGGCCGGGCTCGCGCTGGTCGCGGCGCTGGTGGTGGGCGGCTCGTGGGCGGTGGCGGAGGGCGGGCTGCCGGAGGGCCTGTCGGTGTCGCTGGAGGGGCAGCTGACCACGAACCGGGTGCAGCTGTGGCACGAGGCGGTCGACCTGGCGAAGGAGCATCCGCTGCTGGGGGTGGGGCCCGACCGGTTCGGCGACCTCAGCCCGACGGCGCTCCAGTCGCTGGACACGGACGGCAAACCGCACTCGGCGGCGTTGCAGGAGGTGTCCGAACAGGGGGTGGTGGGGCTGCTCCTGCTGGCGGCGGTGTTCGGCTGGCTGCTCTACGGACTGGTCCGCTCGCCCTGCTCCACTCCGGTGGTCCTGACGGCGGGGGCGACCCTGACGGCGCTGGCGACCCTGGCGAGCGTCGGGAACGCGCTGAGCTTCGCGCCGGTGACGGCGGGGGCGGGGCTGCTGGCGGGGCTGGCGACGGCCCGGCCGGCGGGGCGGCTCGTACCGCAGGCGCTTCCGGCGCTGGACCGGGCGCCGGGCTGA
- the lnt gene encoding apolipoprotein N-acyltransferase: MSTTIAPVETPPPAPSARRERRLVRPGAAALSGLMLYASFPPRPLWWLALPGFALMAWSLHGRRLRAGLGLGYLAGLGFLLPLLIWTGAEVGPGPWLALAAVEAVFVALVGMGIAAVSRLPAWPVWAAAVWILGEAVRARVPFGGFPWGKIAFGQADSVFLPLAAVGGTPVLGFAVVLCGFGLYEAVRQGLAYRRTGRLPRRAAAVAAATVFVPVLGALAALPLVSDAAEDGTATVAAVQGNVPRAGLEFNAQRRAVLDNHVRETLRLAADVKAGKVPRPDFVLWPENSSDIDPYRNEDARQVIDQAAKAIGVPISVGAVLTPDTGPLRNTQILWDPAKGPTATYDKRQIQPFGEFLPLRSLVKTISPGYADMVARDFGRGSKPGVFDMAGTKVGLATCYEAAFDWAVRDTVTDGAQLISVPSNNATFDRSQMTYQQLAMSRVRAVEHSRTVVVPVTSGVSAIIRPDGTIVRQTKMFTPDTLVDTVPLRSSLTPATRLGTLPEGLLAAVALGGLAWVTTLAVRARRR, from the coding sequence GTGAGCACCACCATCGCCCCCGTCGAGACCCCGCCGCCCGCCCCCTCCGCCCGGCGCGAGAGGCGACTGGTCAGGCCCGGCGCCGCCGCGCTGTCCGGCCTGATGCTCTACGCGAGCTTCCCGCCCCGCCCCCTGTGGTGGCTGGCCCTGCCGGGCTTCGCCCTGATGGCCTGGAGCCTGCACGGCCGCCGCCTGCGCGCGGGCCTCGGCCTCGGCTACCTCGCGGGACTGGGCTTCCTGCTCCCGCTGCTGATCTGGACCGGCGCCGAGGTGGGCCCGGGCCCCTGGCTCGCCCTCGCGGCCGTCGAAGCGGTCTTCGTCGCCCTGGTGGGCATGGGTATCGCGGCCGTGTCCCGGCTGCCCGCCTGGCCGGTGTGGGCCGCCGCCGTCTGGATCCTCGGCGAGGCCGTCCGCGCCCGGGTGCCGTTCGGCGGGTTCCCCTGGGGCAAGATCGCCTTCGGCCAGGCGGACAGTGTGTTCCTGCCCCTGGCCGCGGTCGGCGGCACCCCGGTGCTCGGCTTCGCCGTCGTCCTGTGCGGCTTCGGCCTGTACGAGGCGGTCCGCCAGGGCCTCGCGTACCGGCGTACCGGACGGCTGCCGCGCCGGGCCGCCGCCGTCGCGGCGGCCACCGTGTTCGTCCCGGTGCTCGGGGCGCTCGCCGCCCTGCCGCTGGTGTCCGACGCGGCCGAGGACGGCACCGCGACCGTCGCCGCCGTCCAGGGCAACGTGCCCCGGGCCGGCCTGGAGTTCAACGCCCAGCGCCGCGCGGTCCTCGACAACCACGTCCGCGAGACCCTCCGGCTCGCCGCCGACGTCAAAGCGGGCAAGGTGCCCCGGCCCGACTTCGTGCTGTGGCCCGAGAACTCCTCGGACATCGACCCGTACCGCAACGAGGACGCCCGCCAGGTCATCGACCAGGCGGCCAAGGCGATCGGGGTGCCGATCTCGGTGGGCGCCGTGCTCACCCCCGACACCGGGCCGCTGCGCAACACCCAGATCCTCTGGGACCCCGCGAAGGGGCCGACGGCCACCTATGACAAACGCCAGATCCAGCCGTTCGGGGAGTTCCTCCCCCTGCGCTCCCTGGTCAAGACCATCAGCCCCGGCTACGCCGACATGGTCGCCCGCGACTTCGGCCGTGGTTCAAAGCCGGGGGTCTTCGACATGGCGGGGACGAAGGTCGGCCTCGCCACCTGCTACGAGGCGGCCTTCGACTGGGCGGTGCGGGACACCGTCACCGACGGCGCCCAGCTCATCTCCGTACCGAGCAACAACGCGACCTTCGACCGCAGCCAGATGACGTACCAGCAGCTGGCGATGTCACGGGTGCGCGCCGTCGAGCACAGCAGGACGGTCGTGGTGCCCGTCACCAGCGGGGTCAGCGCGATCATCAGGCCGGACGGGACGATCGTCCGGCAGACGAAGATGTTCACCCCGGACACCCTGGTCGACACGGTGCCGCTGCGCTCCTCGCTGACCCCCGCCACCCGCCTGGGCACCCTCCCGGAAGGGCTGCTGGCGGCGGTCGCCCTCGGCGGCCTGGCCTGGGTGACCACCCTGGCGGTACGCGCCCGGCGCCGGTGA
- a CDS encoding phosphotransferase family protein, translated as MRPRVPFGAGLRARLGAPSRPRVLESSPRSRVWCVELGGAPAVVKQLVDGPGAAERYAREVAALRIAARAEPAVVPALLGTDPGERVLVLEHVEHRPPPRDWIVGYATALARLHATALPADAGLLPAWSGPTQDDADSFVHLAETLGVTVPPGARAELTALVDRLGRAGGQALLHGDPCPGNDLHTGDGVKFIDFEQASLGNGLVELAYLRVGFPTCWCVTSAPTALLDRAETAYRTTWTELTGTDPGGDLTDACAGWLLRGDALVERARRETVDHLARIPDRDWTWGTATARQRLAHRLGVVAGTTAGRPGLHGLHAVSTDLRRTVLARWPSLGPVPADRP; from the coding sequence ATCCGGCCACGGGTGCCGTTCGGGGCGGGACTGCGCGCCCGGCTGGGCGCGCCGAGTCGACCCCGCGTGCTGGAGAGCAGCCCGCGCTCCCGGGTGTGGTGCGTCGAGCTGGGTGGTGCGCCGGCGGTGGTCAAACAGCTCGTCGACGGCCCCGGGGCCGCGGAGCGCTACGCCCGCGAGGTGGCCGCGCTGCGGATCGCCGCGCGGGCCGAGCCGGCCGTCGTACCCGCGCTCCTCGGCACCGACCCCGGCGAGCGCGTCCTGGTCCTGGAGCACGTGGAACACCGCCCGCCGCCCCGCGACTGGATCGTCGGGTACGCGACGGCACTGGCCCGGCTGCACGCCACCGCCCTCCCGGCGGACGCCGGCCTCCTGCCCGCCTGGAGCGGACCCACCCAGGACGACGCCGACTCCTTCGTCCACCTGGCGGAGACGCTCGGCGTCACCGTCCCGCCCGGGGCGCGGGCCGAACTCACCGCGCTCGTGGACCGGCTCGGCCGGGCCGGGGGACAGGCGCTGCTCCACGGCGATCCGTGCCCCGGCAACGACCTGCACACGGGCGACGGCGTCAAGTTCATCGACTTCGAACAGGCGTCGCTGGGCAACGGCCTGGTGGAACTGGCGTACCTGCGCGTCGGCTTCCCCACCTGCTGGTGCGTCACCTCGGCGCCCACGGCACTGCTGGACCGCGCCGAGACCGCCTACCGCACCACCTGGACGGAGCTGACCGGCACCGACCCCGGCGGCGACCTGACCGACGCGTGCGCCGGCTGGCTCCTGCGCGGGGACGCGCTGGTCGAGCGGGCCCGCCGCGAGACGGTCGACCACCTGGCCAGGATTCCCGACCGCGACTGGACGTGGGGTACGGCGACGGCCCGGCAGCGGCTGGCCCACCGGCTCGGCGTGGTCGCGGGGACGACGGCCGGCCGTCCCGGCCTGCACGGTCTGCACGCGGTCAGCACGGACCTCCGCCGGACCGTGCTGGCCCGGTGGCCCTCGCTCGGACCCGTGCCCGCCGACCGTCCGTGA
- a CDS encoding NUDIX hydrolase encodes MATPDFIRTIRASAGHQLLFLPGVSAVVLDDDGRVLLARRADTGGWSLVGGIPEPGEQPAVAVVREVEEETAVRCRAERVVLVQGLEPVQYPNEDRCQFMDITFLCRATGGEARVNDDESLDVGWFSLDALPDLSEFSLMRIKQALADEPTWFDPGTPGGLDTGRGGTAR; translated from the coding sequence ATGGCGACACCCGACTTCATCCGTACGATCCGCGCCTCGGCGGGCCACCAGTTGCTCTTCCTGCCGGGGGTGAGCGCGGTGGTCCTGGACGACGACGGCAGGGTCCTGCTGGCCCGCCGCGCCGACACCGGCGGCTGGTCGCTGGTCGGGGGCATCCCCGAGCCGGGCGAGCAGCCCGCGGTGGCGGTCGTGCGCGAGGTGGAGGAGGAGACCGCCGTACGCTGCCGGGCGGAGCGGGTGGTGCTCGTCCAGGGTCTTGAGCCGGTCCAGTACCCCAACGAGGACCGCTGCCAGTTCATGGACATCACGTTCCTCTGCCGTGCGACGGGCGGCGAGGCCCGGGTCAACGACGACGAGTCGCTGGACGTGGGGTGGTTCTCGCTGGACGCGCTGCCCGATCTCTCCGAGTTCTCCCTGATGAGGATCAAGCAGGCGCTCGCCGACGAACCGACGTGGTTCGATCCCGGCACACCGGGCGGCCTCGACACCGGCCGGGGCGGGACCGCCCGGTAG
- a CDS encoding CocE/NonD family hydrolase, protein MVAALPPARSPLGRGLLTGLPVLVALLVLLVPPVTAGAAPARIPAAYGSTTVPDVGVPMSDGTTLVGDVMYPADRLTGERAEGVFPVLLSQNPYACDTTAGNLHGLGQDALGDPAYFVERGYIYASVCVRGTGRSGGAFDLFGPRERRDGVELVAWAAGRLAGSDGTVGLTGCSYLGLNQLLTASLLPRGSAVKAMLPACAGAETYRESMNSGGMPTQTRNYFTHLGTQMGPRAGAYGRALAASVQHGGDRAYAGAWVTSRTPGDLAAAIVRADIPTLLWSGNLDLYAQGSQEMYTYLQNAYFHRPVHTSPAPGQRTTPRYQVVVGPWAHGEGVDRAVALDWFDTWLKGRHTGFGTTTTPLHLYRQGARTWLHTTAFQQVRAYTPYYLGPGGTLGPTPPRGAGADRIAYTEPSAAGGRLAYTTEPFRRGAVLAGPLSARLWAGSSGTNLTLIAQLDDIAPGGAATKITSGSLVASLRALDADRSWRDSKGVVVRPYGTFAADRFLRPGQVYELTIGLSPRVARLAPGHALRLTLTTRTPEADCSAPVGVDPCFPTDPQLRTLPGTYTVHRSPTALSAVNLPLLGGPG, encoded by the coding sequence ATGGTCGCCGCTCTTCCCCCCGCCCGCTCACCCCTGGGGCGGGGGCTGTTGACCGGCCTCCCGGTCCTGGTCGCGCTCCTCGTGCTGCTCGTGCCCCCCGTGACGGCGGGAGCGGCGCCCGCCCGGATCCCGGCGGCGTACGGCAGTACGACGGTCCCGGACGTCGGCGTGCCGATGAGCGACGGCACCACGCTGGTCGGCGACGTCATGTATCCGGCGGACCGCCTCACCGGGGAGCGTGCCGAGGGGGTGTTCCCCGTCCTGCTCTCGCAGAATCCGTACGCCTGCGACACCACGGCCGGGAACCTGCACGGACTGGGACAGGACGCCCTGGGCGACCCGGCGTATTTCGTGGAGCGCGGATACATCTACGCGTCGGTCTGCGTGCGCGGTACGGGCCGCTCCGGCGGCGCGTTCGACCTGTTCGGGCCCCGGGAGCGCCGTGACGGGGTCGAGCTGGTGGCGTGGGCGGCCGGCCGGCTGGCCGGGTCCGACGGCACGGTCGGCCTGACCGGCTGCTCGTACCTGGGCCTCAACCAGCTCCTCACCGCCTCGCTCCTCCCGCGCGGCTCCGCCGTGAAGGCCATGCTTCCGGCGTGCGCCGGGGCGGAGACGTACCGCGAGTCGATGAACTCCGGCGGAATGCCGACCCAGACCCGCAACTACTTCACCCACCTCGGTACGCAGATGGGCCCGCGCGCCGGCGCGTACGGCAGGGCCCTCGCCGCGAGCGTGCAGCACGGGGGCGACAGGGCGTACGCCGGGGCGTGGGTGACGTCCCGTACCCCCGGGGACCTGGCCGCCGCGATCGTACGGGCGGACATCCCGACGCTCCTGTGGAGCGGGAACCTGGACCTGTACGCGCAGGGCTCGCAGGAGATGTACACGTACCTCCAGAACGCGTACTTCCACCGGCCCGTCCACACGAGTCCGGCACCCGGGCAGCGGACGACCCCCCGCTACCAAGTGGTCGTCGGCCCGTGGGCGCACGGCGAGGGCGTGGACCGCGCCGTGGCGCTCGACTGGTTCGACACGTGGCTCAAGGGCAGGCACACCGGTTTCGGCACCACGACCACTCCGTTGCACCTCTACCGGCAGGGCGCGCGGACCTGGCTCCACACCACGGCCTTCCAGCAGGTCCGCGCCTACACCCCCTACTACCTCGGCCCCGGCGGCACCCTCGGCCCGACCCCGCCGCGCGGCGCGGGCGCGGACCGGATCGCGTACACCGAACCGTCCGCCGCCGGCGGGCGGCTGGCCTACACGACGGAGCCGTTCCGCCGGGGCGCGGTCCTGGCGGGGCCACTCAGCGCGCGTCTGTGGGCCGGTTCGAGCGGTACGAACCTCACCCTCATCGCCCAGCTGGACGACATCGCCCCCGGCGGAGCCGCCACGAAGATCACGTCGGGCTCCCTCGTCGCGAGCCTGCGCGCCCTGGACGCGGACCGGTCGTGGCGCGACTCGAAGGGGGTGGTCGTCCGTCCGTACGGCACGTTCGCCGCGGACCGGTTCCTGCGGCCTGGGCAGGTGTACGAGCTGACGATCGGTCTGTCCCCGCGGGTCGCGCGGCTCGCCCCCGGCCACGCGCTGCGGCTGACCCTCACCACCCGGACCCCGGAGGCGGACTGTTCGGCGCCGGTGGGCGTGGACCCGTGTTTCCCCACCGACCCACAGCTGCGGACCCTTCCGGGCACCTATACGGTCCACCGCTCCCCCACCGCGCTCTCGGCGGTCAACCTGCCGCTGCTCGGAGGGCCCGGTTAG
- a CDS encoding ArsR/SmtB family transcription factor, with amino-acid sequence MLRIHFTGEDLSRVTVATRSDPLWDVLLSLHMVQEPDRSLAFSEWRRRTRALRMPAVRPLLELARPWGYSPDFLTPGRGEADFAHQLEDVLSTPRTQLSAELAILAEESRPTPWIRELAGGDHQVMARLGDTLAAYHRVALAPYQARIQAHAEADRARRGLALLNGGVERLLAELHPRVRWEAPVLQIPVYADQDVYLEGRGLVLVPSFFCRIQPITLMDPDRPPVLVYPLSPRLGWLRPAAAEGDQDGLDPVVALLGRTRAHVLDAAAAGGTTTELAVRVGVALPVISRQTSVLREAGLLDTRREGGSVRHHVTPLGIALLNGELGPDGTLG; translated from the coding sequence GTGTTGCGCATTCACTTCACCGGCGAGGACCTGAGCCGGGTGACGGTCGCCACCCGCTCGGATCCTCTGTGGGACGTCCTGCTCAGCCTCCACATGGTCCAGGAGCCCGACCGTTCGCTCGCGTTCAGCGAATGGCGGCGCAGGACACGGGCGTTACGGATGCCGGCCGTGCGCCCGCTCCTCGAACTGGCCCGCCCCTGGGGCTACTCGCCCGACTTCCTGACGCCCGGCCGGGGAGAGGCGGACTTCGCCCACCAGTTGGAGGACGTCCTGTCCACGCCGCGCACCCAACTCTCCGCCGAACTGGCCATCCTGGCCGAGGAGAGCCGGCCCACCCCGTGGATCCGCGAACTCGCCGGCGGGGACCACCAGGTCATGGCCCGCCTGGGCGACACCCTGGCCGCGTACCACCGGGTCGCCCTCGCCCCGTACCAGGCACGGATCCAGGCCCACGCGGAGGCGGACCGCGCCCGGCGCGGCCTCGCGCTGCTGAACGGCGGGGTGGAGCGGCTGCTCGCCGAACTCCACCCCCGCGTCCGGTGGGAGGCGCCGGTGCTCCAGATCCCGGTGTACGCGGACCAGGACGTCTATCTGGAGGGCCGGGGCCTCGTGCTCGTCCCGTCCTTCTTCTGCCGCATCCAGCCGATCACCCTGATGGACCCCGACCGGCCGCCGGTGCTGGTGTACCCGCTCTCGCCGCGCCTGGGCTGGCTGCGGCCGGCCGCGGCGGAGGGCGACCAGGACGGCCTGGACCCGGTCGTCGCCCTGCTCGGCCGGACCCGCGCCCATGTGCTGGACGCCGCGGCGGCCGGCGGGACGACGACCGAGCTGGCGGTCCGGGTCGGGGTGGCGCTCCCGGTCATCAGCCGCCAGACGTCCGTGCTGCGGGAGGCGGGACTGCTGGACACCCGCCGGGAGGGCGGATCCGTCCGGCACCATGTCACACCGCTGGGCATCGCGCTCCTCAACGGGGAACTGGGCCCGGACGGCACACTCGGCTGA
- a CDS encoding nuclear transport factor 2 family protein, producing MSTMSVPAAVQRALDAANNADTEAFLDAFTLDGAVDDWGRVFGGRDAIRGWSDKEFIGVNVRLDVTGVNRSGDRVTVSAVVGGDGFNGPSDFTFVVADDGVSLMQITG from the coding sequence ATGAGCACCATGTCCGTTCCCGCAGCGGTCCAGCGGGCCCTCGACGCCGCGAACAACGCCGACACCGAGGCGTTCCTCGACGCCTTCACCCTCGACGGAGCCGTCGACGACTGGGGCCGTGTCTTCGGGGGCCGGGACGCGATCCGCGGCTGGAGCGACAAGGAGTTCATCGGCGTGAACGTCCGCCTCGACGTGACCGGCGTCAACCGATCGGGCGATCGGGTCACGGTCAGTGCGGTGGTGGGCGGGGACGGCTTCAACGGACCGTCCGACTTCACCTTCGTCGTGGCCGACGACGGTGTGTCGCTGATGCAGATCACCGGCTGA